One region of Bombus affinis isolate iyBomAffi1 chromosome 5, iyBomAffi1.2, whole genome shotgun sequence genomic DNA includes:
- the LOC126916003 gene encoding protein-tyrosine sulfotransferase yields the protein MSFLLSRGGRKGPIICFVGLLLVFALYQLGIICGSMKYVPTAMMVAKEKYVVGPFDHKRYAYDRYMPLIFIGGVPRSGTTLVRAMLDAHPDVRCGQETRVIPRILQMRMHWLKSERENLRLSEAGISKEVMDSAIAAFCLEIIARHAEPAPRLCNKDPLTLKMGSYILDLFPNAKFIFMIRDGRATVHSIISRKVTITGFDLSSYRQSLIKWNHAISIMYGQCKEIGSDKCLMVPYEQLVLHPREWMKKILKFLDVPWNESVMHHEEFINKPGGVPLSKVERSSDQIIKPVNLEALTKWVGHIPDDVVREMPDIAPMLSVLGYDPYANPPVYGAPDRLVSENTRRVLANGEVWAARARQFSLEKLIELSKEDEATNAPNA from the exons ATGTCGTTCTTGCTTAGTCGAGGCGGCCGAAAGGGGCCCATCATCTGCTTCGTCGGTCTTCTTCTGGTCTTCGCTCTTTATCAGCTAGGCATCATCTGCGGCTCCATGAAGTACGTGCCCACAGCGATGATGGTCGCCAAAGAG AAATACGTGGTGGGCCCGTTCGATCACAAGAGATACGCGTACGATCGCTACATGCCGCTAATTTTTATCGGTGGCGTGCCACGATCTGGCACTACCTTGGTACGAGCCATGCTCGATGCACATCCCGATGTCAG GTGCGGACAGGAGACACGGGTGATACCAAGAATCTTGCAGATGAGGATGCACTGGCTGAAATCTGAAAGGGAAAATCTGCGTCTTTCGGAAGCGGGCATTTCGAAAGAA GTAATGGACAGTGCTATAGCAGCATTCTGCCTGGAGATAATAGCGCGACACGCGGAGCCGGCACCGCGGTTATGCAACAAGGATCCCCTCACTCTGAAGATGGGCTCGTACATTCTCGATCTCTTCCCAAATGCCAAGTTTATCTTCATGATCCGCGACGGTCGTGCCACCGTGCATTCCATTATCTCGAGAAAG GTGACTATAACAGGATTCGATCTGTCCTCGTATCGACAGTCGTTGATCAAATGGAACCACGCGATATCTATAATGTACGGCCAATGTAAGGAAATTGGCTCGGACAAGTGTTTGATGGTTCCGTACGAACAACTGGTGCTACATCCGCGTGAATGGATGAAGAAGATTCTCAAATTTTTAGACGTTCCTTGGAACGAGTCTGTGATGCATCACGAGGAATTCATTAACAAACCAGGCGGCGTGCCATTGAGCAA AGTGGAAAGGTCGTCGGACCAGATCATAAAGCCGGTCAATCTGGAGGCACTGACCAAGTGGGTAGGTCACATTCCGGATGATGTGGTCAGAGAGATGCCTGACATCGCGCCGATGCTTTCTGTGCTCGGCTATGATCCTTATGCTAATCCGCCGGTGTACGGAGCACCGGACAGGCTGGTTAGCGAAAACACCAGACG GGTGCTAGCAAATGGTGAAGTATGGGCAGCCAGGGCACGCCAGTTCTCTCTAGAGAAGCTGATTGAGCTGAGCAAAGAGGATGAGGCTACCAACGCCCCAAACGCGTGA